One genomic window of Methanosalsum zhilinae DSM 4017 includes the following:
- a CDS encoding radical SAM protein, producing the protein MTSDTHTSGFHRTLQERIRLLSAGTKYDSCNQTAVCHAFGPDGRCIQLYKTLLTNHCSGECLYCPNRSMRDTARASLSPEEIAKITWSFYRKNTIEGLFLSSGIIGDPENTAYRQLEVVTLLREQGFNGYIHVRLMPGTPKHLLETISEYANKFGINAETTSSVNYSHICPNFDYQNDVLMRLRWIHDMVRRRRCEHNDTRIIGANDTQFVVGLLNESDRNMIQTVNRFMNRYGLRRPYFMSFDPVPGTPLEKEPSSPRWKETRLYQASYLLKDYGLKARDFDPIFDDIGNLTDDDPKILLAAANPDMYPVDINSANRHELLMVPGIGPVSAERIIHADTINSEQELARLGVAVSRARPYIIIQGKSQTRLDHFWRSGS; encoded by the coding sequence ATGACCAGTGACACCCATACATCTGGTTTTCATCGAACACTCCAGGAAAGGATCAGGTTGCTATCAGCCGGAACAAAATATGATAGCTGTAACCAGACCGCAGTATGCCACGCCTTTGGACCGGATGGACGGTGCATACAGCTATACAAAACACTTCTTACAAACCACTGTTCAGGAGAATGCCTGTACTGTCCAAACCGAAGTATGAGAGATACTGCAAGAGCTTCACTCTCACCTGAGGAAATTGCTAAAATTACCTGGTCATTCTACAGAAAAAACACCATTGAAGGATTATTTCTTTCTTCAGGAATAATTGGTGATCCTGAGAATACCGCATATCGCCAGCTTGAGGTAGTAACACTTCTCAGAGAACAGGGATTTAATGGATACATACATGTGCGGCTCATGCCTGGTACCCCGAAACATCTTCTCGAGACCATCTCAGAGTATGCAAACAAATTCGGAATAAACGCCGAGACTACCAGCTCAGTCAATTATTCCCATATATGCCCAAACTTTGATTATCAGAATGATGTTCTCATGCGCCTCAGGTGGATACATGATATGGTACGCAGAAGACGTTGTGAACATAATGATACCAGAATCATAGGCGCAAATGATACCCAGTTTGTGGTAGGTCTTCTAAATGAGTCTGATCGCAATATGATACAGACCGTTAACAGGTTTATGAACAGATATGGTCTGAGAAGACCTTACTTTATGAGTTTTGATCCTGTTCCGGGTACTCCTCTTGAAAAGGAACCATCCTCACCCAGATGGAAAGAAACACGTCTCTATCAGGCTTCCTATCTTCTCAAGGACTATGGCCTCAAAGCACGGGATTTTGATCCCATATTCGATGACATCGGAAATCTAACTGATGATGACCCAAAAATACTTCTTGCAGCTGCCAATCCTGACATGTATCCTGTTGATATAAACAGTGCAAATCGGCATGAACTGCTCATGGTACCAGGGATTGGACCAGTCAGTGCAGAAAGGATCATCCATGCAGATACTATCAACAGTGAGCAGGAACTTGCAAGA